The Vanrija pseudolonga chromosome 1, complete sequence genomic sequence gtgaccgattgttgttgttgtggcgGCGATAAACGTGTCCGGGTGGCCGTAGTCACGCGTGATGCGCACGGGGCCCAACTAGCCTAGGACCCATTAAAGCACACGGCGACTGTAATCTCATCGCACATCGCATTCACACCCATACGCTGCCGCAGCCAGCAtggacgacgcgacgccagTCAAGCACAAGGCAaagcacaccaccaccaagggcatggtgcgtcgtcgcgcgcgggcttTGGACGGCactgacggcggcggcagggcggGGCAGCGAACAGGAGGACGCTGGCGTCCCTCCTGCGCATGCAGACGGTGGAGGACAGCAagccgagggtgagtgggggagcAGGCGTAGGGAGGCACTTGCGATGGctgactcgctcgctcgcagctcTCCAAGATATcctggctcgacgacgtcctcgtctACCGCCCCTCCATCATCCCCATCGTCATCCGGCCCGTGCTCTTCATCACGCTGTTtgcggccggcgtggcgctcgcgtcggtcGTCTACGGCAAGCAGGTAGCCTTGACCAACAACGTCGGTGGGTAGATGACTTGAGCCAGTGATTGCCATCTGACCACTCAGTCCCCCTGCtctctgtcgtcgtcggcctgctgcttggTACGTCTGCCCTCGGTACCCAGCTCACACTCCAGTGTTCCGCAACTCGACAGCGTACGAGCGCTATGCAGAGTACGTTCCACGTCGCAGACCCCCGCTGATCACCGTCTCCAGGGGCCGCAAGGACTTTACGATGTTGCTGTCGAATGCCCGCAACCTGGCACGCGTGGGTGCGAGCTAGACGACGGCCCTAACCAACCCCCAGGTCATCTGGATCAACGTcgtgcccccgccaccaGGGGAAGGACCGCTGATggaccgcgacgcgctgacggagcgcaagcgcgagctgATCCGCCTCGTCGTAGGGTTCGTCTTCGCGACCAAGCACTacctgcgcgccgagggcggcgtgcacCATGCCGATCTGCAGGCGCTGCTCCCcaaggcgctgctcgagtcgGCAATGGGGGCGTGTACCCCGCCAGACGAAGAGgcagtgggcggcggtgacatcctcgacgcgccgacaGTCATGAGCCCGCGGTCGTATTCCATGTCCGCAGTGTCgatcggcgacgaggaggagaatATCGGCGGGTCCGGCGGATCCGggtccagctcgccgaggaagcgCACCGTGTCCAAGTCGTACTCCGCATCACCGAACAACAAGCCAGAGACGGTGTCATCATGGATCGgtggcgagaagaagaagcctGTGCGCCGGCCCACGGCTGTGCGCGTGAGACCGGTTCTCGAGGTGGAAGTGAAGAACACGGTGTATCTGTCCTCGTCCaagtcgacgacaacgctCAACGAGCGCACGCCGCTGATCAAGTCGGGCGTGAGGCCTGATATCCGGAGGAcgaacgacgacgtcgacagaCAGTCGGtggccggcctcggccgccttgtTGAGGTCGGGCTCCCGCTGATCATGTGAGTTGTGCGGAAGCACGAGCACGCTGACGACCCCAGCGCACACGAGATCAGCCGCGGCCTGTTCCGCTTCAGGCGCCAGGGATGCCTCGAGGCGATCGGCCCGGCGGGGTTCAACGCGATGCAGGGGTTCGTGCAGTCCATGACCAACCAGCTGGGCTCGATGGAGCggatgtgagtggtgtggtgcCGCGTAGGGGGTGAGCACTGACACCGCAGTGTGTAAGTCGTGTCAGTGCATGCCCCACCTGACCACAGCCAAACGCCCCTCCCCTACGTCTTCTGCGTGCACCTCAAGCAGTGCGTGACGCTGTATCTCCTGTGCCTCCCgttcgtgctcgtcgagagCCTGGGCTGGAAGATGATCCCAATCGTGACCTGCACGGCGTTCACGCtgtgcggcgtcgagggcatcgCAGCGCAGATCGAGCAGCCGTTCGGCACCGACCCAAGCgacctcaacctcgacctgtTCTGCACCGAGCTGctgtgcgagtgcgagtgagtgtggtggtgtgagcggcgcTGACTCGCGCAGGGCTATTATCGAGAAGCTGCcgcagggcgacgacgacgaggagattgtgTTCACCCGCTCTGCGTCGCAGCGCAAgattgacgacgaggacggagaGTAGTAGTGCATGTGTAGGAGCTTCTTTGTATGCATCCCAGATCAGTTAACTGCACCCCTCGCTTCAGTCGCTTAGTGAGATGATCGCCGCCACTTCACGTGGCAAGTACCAAATCCCGTCAACTCAAAAACGCCGAACAGTTTCGAGGTAGATTTGGTCCCGCTTGCAAGTCTGCCTGGGTGAGGGTTTGGGTGCACACGCCCAGCcaggctgcctgcctgcccagtccagcagcacccagcactcgctcactcgctgcctgcctgccgctgccgccgccgaatTCTTCACCAAAGTGGTCATCGACAACGCTCCTTCCTTATCCACAAAATCATTCAAAATGGGTGCGTCGAGAGCGCCAaagccgtcgccgtcgtcgtcaaggtcgtgaccgccgccgccatgccgtcGCCCTGTGCCGTCAagctcgactcggactcgtTCGACAATGGAGGGAGGGAAACTGAAGGATTGGAGGACAGGCGAGAAGATGGCACAGGCTGGCGCGGACGGACACGGCACGAcagacaacgacgacgacggcaggcTGGACAACCCCGAACGAACACTAACCCCGCGCAGAGAACGACAAGGGTGTCCTCGTTGACCTTTACATCCCCCGCCACTGCTCGGCGACCAGTGAGTGGACTTGAAGAACCCGCAATGGAACCGCGCCTGACCCCCCCAGACCGCCTCATCACGGCCAAGGACCACGCCTCGGTCCAGAtcaccgtcgccgacgttgacgccgacggcaaggccATCAAGGGCCAGGGCACCGTCATCGCTCTCTGCGGCCAGGTCCGCTcgcagggcgaggccgacgacgtgagTTTGCGAAGAGCTGAGCCGGCCTGCGGCCGGCGAAGCGGGGAAGGTGGTCTCGcgtgcggcgccgacgaggacgagggaaGGTCGAGCGTTCGTTTGCCGACTGGTACGCGCCAGTCTGCTGTGAGCGAGACCTGCTTTTCCCTCGTCTACCGCGTTGTCGCACGAGACCCTCTCTCCATCCTACCTTTGCACCCAGCTAACCCTGCCCAGTCCATCAACCGCATCGCCACCAAGGAGGGCGTCCTCAAGGGCGTCTGGAACTACTCCCGATAAATGCTCTCTGCATGAGTTTGGACGGGTGTATGCATAGGTCGTCATTTTGATCATTCTGGTCGGTTTGCCGCGGGCCGCGAGGTCTGCAGGACGCGGTTCGTGAAGACGTATCGCGCTGTATCAAAAATGCAGATTGCATCCTAGCATATGGGGGTGGTTCTGGCTGTGATCTACTGATGCTGTCGTGTGGTCGTCGTACTGTTGTGTCTGCTCCCCATCGCCGCAACTACCGGCCCCAGTCCTTGGGGTCCCACTCATCCGCCGACGTgacgtccgagtcgtcgccccagatgccgtcgtcgagcgtgtcctCAGGCAAGGGGATgacgccgtctcggccggcagtgcgcgcgacgcgctgcgcgaaccgctcgagggcgtagcgctcggcgcgcagtTCGGCGGGGTACCAGCTGGGCGTGGTGTGAGCTCATGATAGCACACCACTGCGTCAGCCAGCTCACTAGTTGACCGCCACGGCCAGCCCGCTCGGCCCCTCGTTCTGCTCGACCTTGTGCCACCACCCCGCGGGGAGGTACAGGCTCTCGCCCTTCTCCAGCGTGATGGTGAGCGGGCGCACGCTGTCGGGGAGCTGCAGGTCCTGTACCCATGGCACGGGGTGTGCTGGCTCGCTGTCAGGCCGGGGTTCGAGCTTGCCTCCTTCGCCGCGGACgagcgtcgacggcgggtgGAAGCgctctgcggcggcgtcagcgtctcccagcagcgagcgcacaCACGGTCCAGCCGCAGCCCGTCGATCGGCGACACGAGCGTAAACGTCTTGCTGCCGCTGAGCACGGTGTATATGTTCTCGTACGGGTCGTGGTggaagctcgtcgtcgacgcgctcgtcccGACCCAGAGGTTGACCGCCTCGGCAGAGTGGCCGGTCGCCTCGGCCATCCAGGGGATATCGCGCTGCACGACGGCCTGgaacggcgcgagctcgggctcgcgctccgcctccgcgcGGTAGATGTTGCCGTCTTGGCTTTGGAGGTAGAGGGCTTCCTTTTCCTGCGAgttgccgaggcgcgcgaggaacGCGGCCATGGTCATGCGCTCATCGAGCGGCTTGACGAACGTCGtgctgccgtcggcgagcacgcgcaccgaGTCGGCCAACCCGTCGTCCGTCACAGCGATGGTCACCTCCTTGTCGCCTTGGATACCGCTGtacgtcgccggcgcgtcccagtcgcgctcgacgccaggGGTGATCGGGCTAAAGCCTGGCATTAGGGAAGGCTATCGCTCCATCGTACCGTATATCACTGTCGGGTGCGCCTTGTTGACCATGCGcaaggcagcgagcgccgagggcgacgatgGAAGCTGGTCCGGCACTGGCGCTTGGAGGTCTGCTGTCAGCTGGCACGCCACGAGCTCCTCCACGCACCATAATAGTCCTCTGCCAGTGTGTCGAGGTACGCCTCGAGGACACTCTCGTCGACTGGCATTGCTCTCTGTCAGTGTTTTGGACgacgcctcgagcgcctctACCCTCAATCTCGGCGTCGCTTGTTGTCAATGTCAGACTTTTGAGTGGTGCCTTTGGCCGCCACGTGCCGGCGAACGCGTCCATCTCGTGCGTCATAGGCCCGGCGGTGTTCTCTCAACAATCGCCGCCAGTCATCCGCGACACATCTTGTCCTCAGCCTTTGTCTCTTCTTCCACTGACCCATGGCGACATTGGCGTAAGCTTCATACTCTACACCACCATGCCGCGCTGGGCCAATATCCTGGCCGCGGTCGGcacgctcaccgccgccgcggcccatCTCGACCAGCTGCCGCAGCACGCTTCCTCGCCCAACCCGCCGCCGATCACGGGCAGCaaccccctcgtcgcgctcgccggcgccgtcgtcagcaGCGTCCTCTACCTCCTCCAACTCGCCCAGTATGTTGCTGGCGTTGTGACCATCACCGTGCCCACGTGAGTCCACGGACCCCAGCACGGACTTGCGAGACAGAAGCTCGTCGCTCGCATACTTCTGTCACCTACTAACCACACACCACGCTCGTTCAGAATGATTGTCCGCATGCTCCAGTACTCGTTCACCATCTCCCTTGGATTCCCGCACTTTGCTGCCC encodes the following:
- the sll1024_0 gene encoding UPF0187 protein, whose amino-acid sequence is MDDATPVKHKAKHTTTKGMGGAANRRTLASLLRMQTVEDSKPRLSKISWLDDVLVYRPSIIPIVIRPVLFITLFAAGVALASVVYGKQVALTNNVVPLLSVVVGLLLVFRNSTAYERYAEYVPRRRPPLITVSRGRKDFTMLLSNARNLARVIWINVVPPPPGEGPLMDRDALTERKRELIRLVVGFVFATKHYLRAEGGVHHADLQALLPKALLESAMGACTPPDEEAVGGGDILDAPTVMSPRSYSMSAVSIGDEEENIGGSGGSGSSSPRKRTVSKSYSASPNNKPETVSSWIGGEKKKPVRRPTAVRVRPVLEVEVKNTVYLSSSKSTTTLNERTPLIKSGVRPDIRRTNDDVDRQSVAGLGRLVEVGLPLIIAHEISRGLFRFRRQGCLEAIGPAGFNAMQGFVQSMTNQLGSMERIQTPLPYVFCVHLKQCVTLYLLCLPFVLVESLGWKMIPIVTCTAFTLCGVEGIAAQIEQPFGTDPSDLNLDLFCTELLCECEAIIEKLPQGDDDEEIVFTRSASQRKIDDEDGE
- the RPS21 gene encoding 40S ribosomal protein S21, with translation MENDKGVLVDLYIPRHCSATNRLITAKDHASVQITVADVDADGKAIKGQGTVIALCGQVRSQGEADDSINRIATKEGVLKGVWNYSR
- the JMJD7 gene encoding JmjC domain-containing protein 7, producing MPVDESVLEAYLDTLAEDYYDLQAPVPDQLPSSPSALAALRMVNKAHPTVIYGFSPITPGVERDWDAPATYSGIQGDKEVTIAVTDDGLADSVRVLADGSTTFVKPLDERMTMAAFLARLGNSQEKEALYLQSQDGNIYRAEAEREPELAPFQAVVQRDIPWMAEATGHSAEAVNLWVGTSASTTSFHHDPYENIYTVLSGSKTFTLVSPIDGLRLDQRFHPPSTLVRGEGGKLEPRPDSEPAHPVPWVQDLQLPDSVRPLTITLEKGESLYLPAGWWHKVEQNEGPSGLAVAVNYWYPAELRAERYALERFAQRVARTAGRDGVIPLPEDTLDDGIWGDDSDVTSADEWDPKDWGR